A segment of the Methanothermobacter sp. genome:
CTGGAGGTTCATGAGGTCAAGAAAAGTGCTAAAATGGAAGAGGCCCACACATTTCAGCTTCTTTACTATATCTACTATCTAAAAACCAAGAAGGCTGTAGAGGATATTAAGGGCTTTATAGACTATCCTAAACTTAGAAAAAGAAGAGAAGTGCACTTAACACCTGAAATTGAATCTAAAATAGAGAAAATTCTCGAAAAAATTGATTTAATAGTTAGAGGCGAATTTCCATCACCTAAAAAGAAGATGATATGTAAGAAGTGTGCATATAGGGAATTTTGCTGGGCTTAACATTAAGATGACTAGAAAGAATTACTATATATTGAAGGATGGAATACTCAGAAGAAGAGAAAATACACTCTACTTTGTGAATAAAGACGAAAAGAGACCAATACCAGTACACTCCATTTACTCTATATACGCTTATGGGTCTCTTAATATTTCTTCACAAGTTATAAATCTTCTCTCAAGAGAGGGGATAACTATAC
Coding sequences within it:
- the cas4 gene encoding CRISPR-associated protein Cas4, with protein sequence MSDLGKNLLVRGTQINYYFICETKLWLFSHNIHMEHESDLVEVGRILHEESYQRENKELVIDGLLSADFIKKGDTLEVHEVKKSAKMEEAHTFQLLYYIYYLKTKKAVEDIKGFIDYPKLRKRREVHLTPEIESKIEKILEKIDLIVRGEFPSPKKKMICKKCAYREFCWA